Proteins encoded by one window of Acinonyx jubatus isolate Ajub_Pintada_27869175 chromosome X, VMU_Ajub_asm_v1.0, whole genome shotgun sequence:
- the LOC106984613 gene encoding melanoma-associated antigen B10-like: MPRGQKSKLRAREKRHQARIEAQRAQDAQATAAEEEEPSTSSFSPSGGSAQSSSAAGSGRKTQGFRKAPSTTTTSAGVSHTKSDKSAKSQDEEKPSTSQAQPNTGRYHRTPLDDKAILLVQFLLRKYNMREPITKEDMIKHVIKKHKVHFPEILRKASELMVLAFGIDLKEVDPTRHHYALISKLQRTNDDRLRGEEIMPQTGLLMTVLCVIFMKGNCATEKDMWEVLNVMGIYADKKHFIYGDPKKLITEVWVQERYLLYRQVSNSNPPCREFLWGPRAYAETSKMKVLEFLAKIHDTVPSAFPSWYEEALQDEEERARARFTALVHTGAMATGPSMANFGSFSHLY, from the coding sequence ATGCCTCGGGGGCAAAAGAGTAAGCTTCGTGCCCGTGAGAAACGCCATCAGGCCCGGATCGAGGCTCAGCGTGCCCAGGATGCTCAGGCCACTgcagcagaggaagaagagccctccacttcctccttttctccttctggtgGTAGTGCCCAGAGCTCCTCAGCTGCTGGGTCAGGTAGAAAAACCCAGGGGTTTCGGAAAGCCCCATCCACTACTACTACTTCTGCAGGTGTTTCACATACAAAATCTGATAAAAGTGCCAAGAGCCAAGATGAGGAAAAACCAAGCACCTCTCAGGCACAACCCAACACTGGTCGTTACCATAGAACCCCTCTAGATGACAAGGCGATTCTATTGGTGCAATTCCTGCTGCGCAAGTATAACATGAGGGAGCCCATAACAAAGGAAGACATGATTAAGCATGTCATCAAAAAGCACAAGGTGCATTTCCCTGAGATTCTCAGGAAAGCCTCTGAGCTAATGGTGCTGGCCTTTGGCATTGATCTGAAGGAAGTCGACCCTACCAGGCACCACTATGCCCTTATCAGCAAATTGCAGCGCACCAATGATGACAGGCTGAGGGGTGAGGAAATCATGCCCCAGACCGGCCTCTTGATGACTGTCCTCTGTGTGATCTTCATGAAGGGCAACTGTGCCACTGAAAAGGATATGTGGGAAGTGCTTAATGTGATGGGGATATATGCTGATAAGAAACACTTCATCTATGGGGATCCCAAGAAGCTCATCACTGAAGTTTGGGTGCAGGAAAGGTACCTCCTGTACCGCCAGGTGTCCAACAGCAATCCTCCATGCCGTGAGTTCCTGTGGGGTCCAAGAGCCTATGCCGAGACCAGCAAGATGAAAGTCCTTGAATTCTTGGCCAAGATCCATGATACCGTCCCCAGTGCCTTCCCATCCTGGTATGAAGAGGCTTTGCAAGATGAGGAAGAGCGAGCCCGAGCCAGATTTACAGCTCTGGTTCATACTGGTGCCATGGCCACTGGGCCTTCCATGGCCAATTTTGGCAGCTTCTCCCACCTGTATTGA